One region of Synechococcus elongatus PCC 11801 genomic DNA includes:
- a CDS encoding SIMPL domain-containing protein: MLSQQRPWQWVVLTTAALLVFPSPALTEPPPQRLITVTGQGQESAPAKLLEVNLGVEVQAATAEAAQAEVSRRADALVKLLRDRRVEQLETTGLNLSPRYRYRDNQQIPDGFTATYSLRFRSPSTAAGSVIDAAVKSGSTRIDSIRFVATDAEVAIAQAAALREAAADARQKADIVLRSLGLSAQDIQSIQINNAATPTPVAQFRGAVADSAPAVPIVGGDQEVNAAVTLQIRY; encoded by the coding sequence GTGTTGAGTCAACAACGGCCTTGGCAATGGGTAGTCTTGACCACCGCAGCTTTGCTGGTCTTCCCTAGCCCTGCTTTGACAGAGCCCCCGCCCCAACGCTTGATTACGGTGACAGGTCAGGGCCAAGAGTCGGCTCCGGCCAAGCTATTAGAAGTGAATTTGGGCGTTGAAGTTCAGGCTGCGACGGCAGAAGCCGCCCAGGCCGAAGTGTCACGACGGGCTGATGCACTGGTCAAGCTGCTGCGCGATCGCCGTGTGGAACAGTTGGAAACCACAGGGCTTAACCTCAGTCCGCGCTACCGCTATCGCGATAATCAGCAAATTCCTGACGGTTTTACAGCAACCTACAGCCTGCGCTTCCGCAGTCCCAGCACTGCTGCTGGCTCAGTCATTGATGCAGCAGTCAAGTCGGGCAGTACGCGCATCGATAGCATTCGCTTTGTGGCCACAGATGCTGAGGTCGCCATAGCTCAAGCAGCTGCACTGCGGGAAGCAGCGGCCGATGCTCGCCAAAAAGCTGACATTGTCTTGCGATCGCTGGGTTTGAGTGCCCAGGACATTCAGTCGATCCAGATCAATAACGCCGCGACTCCAACCCCTGTGGCTCAGTTCCGGGGTGCGGTAGCAGATAGTGCGCCTGCAGTCCCGATCGTTGGGGGCGATCAGGAGGTGAATGCAGCCGTGACGTTGCAAATTCGCTACTGA
- a CDS encoding DedA family protein, with protein sequence MDRWIDMTMDSLGYWGIGLLMFLENLFPPIPSELIMPLAGYSAAQGQIALLPAIVAGVVGTMVGALPWYYLGRWLGEDRILLWLERHGRWLGIRPHELQRSRRWFNRHGRKIVFWGRLIPGIRTLISLPAGFERMRLREFLIYSTLGTTIWVLLLTLAGYKLRRNFALVEQWLAPVSKGVAALLLVLLLVWLGRRWWLARQRATVEARRDR encoded by the coding sequence GTGGATCGCTGGATCGATATGACGATGGACAGCTTGGGGTACTGGGGCATTGGTCTACTGATGTTCCTGGAAAACCTCTTTCCCCCGATTCCCTCGGAGCTAATCATGCCCTTGGCGGGGTATTCCGCAGCGCAAGGGCAGATTGCTTTGCTACCTGCGATCGTGGCGGGCGTTGTCGGCACGATGGTTGGAGCCTTGCCTTGGTACTACCTCGGCCGCTGGCTTGGTGAAGACCGGATTTTGCTCTGGCTTGAGCGCCATGGCCGCTGGTTGGGCATTCGACCTCACGAACTGCAGCGATCGCGGCGTTGGTTTAACCGCCATGGTCGCAAGATTGTGTTTTGGGGGCGGTTGATTCCTGGCATTCGTACTTTGATCTCGTTGCCTGCTGGCTTCGAGCGGATGCGGCTGCGAGAGTTTTTGATCTACTCCACCCTCGGCACCACGATTTGGGTCCTGTTGCTGACGCTGGCTGGTTACAAGCTACGGCGTAACTTTGCCCTCGTAGAGCAGTGGCTTGCTCCCGTCTCCAAAGGGGTTGCTGCCCTGCTCTTAGTTCTGCTGTTGGTCTGGTTAGGCCGTCGCTGGTGGCTGGCACGGCAACGGGCAACGGTTGAGGCGCGGCGCGATCGCTAA